A region of Streptomyces sp. R44 DNA encodes the following proteins:
- a CDS encoding LacI family DNA-binding transcriptional regulator, whose translation MTQPTEQNPERPTGRAVPTSADVARLAGVSRATVSYVLNNTSAVRISEPTRQRVREAAEELGYVPHAAARSLRAGHSRMVLLPSSHVPVGPLYSQFFNDFQWALRRLDYTVVQYGSVGLEAEEAARAWAELRPVAVVSLGEIELTGQGVEILKRSGARAVITLGTRRVEGTHALVMDQGRIGEVATEHLLETGRRRIGVVVPEEPGLTMFSGPRLEGARRAAEGAGATVVPLPLRYEEESADALAARWRELGLDGVFAYNDEYAMLLMRSLQDAGIAVPEETAVIGADDLLLGRLLRPRLSTVRVDMVVGRELAELVDRAVREPDAAPLSRDLLDSRVVRRESS comes from the coding sequence ATGACTCAGCCAACCGAACAGAACCCCGAACGCCCCACCGGGCGCGCGGTCCCGACCAGCGCCGACGTCGCCCGCCTCGCGGGCGTCTCCCGGGCCACCGTCTCGTACGTCCTGAACAACACCTCGGCCGTCCGCATCAGCGAGCCGACCCGGCAGCGGGTGCGCGAGGCGGCCGAGGAGCTGGGCTACGTCCCGCACGCCGCCGCCCGCAGCCTGCGCGCCGGCCACAGCCGCATGGTGCTCCTCCCGAGCTCCCACGTCCCCGTCGGGCCGCTCTACAGCCAGTTCTTCAACGACTTCCAGTGGGCCCTGCGCCGTCTCGACTACACGGTCGTGCAGTACGGCAGCGTCGGCCTGGAGGCCGAGGAGGCCGCCCGCGCCTGGGCCGAGCTGCGGCCGGTGGCCGTGGTCTCCCTCGGCGAGATCGAGCTCACCGGGCAGGGCGTCGAGATCCTCAAGCGCTCCGGGGCCCGGGCCGTGATCACCCTCGGCACCCGGCGCGTCGAGGGCACCCACGCCCTCGTCATGGACCAGGGGCGGATCGGCGAGGTGGCCACCGAGCACCTCCTGGAGACCGGCCGGCGCCGGATCGGCGTCGTCGTGCCCGAGGAGCCGGGCCTCACCATGTTCTCCGGACCCCGCCTGGAAGGCGCGCGCCGCGCCGCCGAGGGCGCCGGCGCCACCGTCGTACCCCTGCCGCTGCGGTACGAGGAGGAGTCGGCGGACGCGCTCGCCGCGCGGTGGCGCGAGCTCGGGCTCGACGGCGTCTTCGCGTACAACGACGAGTACGCCATGCTCCTGATGCGCTCGCTCCAGGACGCCGGGATCGCCGTGCCCGAGGAGACCGCCGTCATCGGCGCCGACGACCTGCTCCTCGGCCGGCTCCTGCGGCCCCGGCTCAGCACCGTGCGCGTCGACATGGTGGTCGGCCGCGAGCTGGCCGAGCTGGTCGACCGCGCCGTACGCGAACCGGACGCCGCGCCCCTCTCCCGCGACCTGCTCGACTCGCGGGTGGTCCGGCGGGAGTCCAGCTGA